In Streptomyces ambofaciens ATCC 23877, a single genomic region encodes these proteins:
- a CDS encoding methyltransferase domain-containing protein translates to METVTASSTPVPAANYVHGYSQREGRRLGDQADTLAQLLHAGTTYPAGSRVLELGCGVGAQTVHLLRSSPGAHIVAVDQSEESLAQARTHVAGIAPEARVEWHHADVLELPFADAEFDHVFVCFVLEHLPDPRRALAGLRRVLRPGGTITVIEGDHGSVVFHPDSAYAQAAIECQIRLQAAVGGNALLGRQLQPLLASVGYACVEVRPHTVYADQTRPEWVNGFIRNTFIAMVESVRDNALASALITPADWDQGIADLHRTAHDGTFHYTFFKAVAVNRPAGSAGPPRVS, encoded by the coding sequence ATGGAAACAGTTACAGCATCTTCCACCCCTGTCCCGGCGGCCAATTACGTACACGGATACTCGCAGCGTGAAGGCCGTCGGCTGGGCGACCAGGCGGACACACTGGCGCAGCTGCTGCACGCCGGAACCACCTACCCCGCAGGCAGTCGGGTACTGGAGCTCGGCTGCGGGGTTGGCGCTCAGACAGTCCATCTGCTCCGTTCCAGCCCCGGGGCGCACATCGTCGCGGTCGACCAGTCCGAGGAGTCGCTCGCGCAGGCTCGCACCCACGTCGCCGGCATCGCGCCTGAGGCGCGAGTGGAGTGGCACCACGCAGACGTGCTCGAACTTCCCTTCGCTGACGCGGAGTTCGACCATGTGTTCGTATGCTTCGTCCTGGAACACCTGCCAGATCCCCGACGGGCGCTGGCCGGACTGCGGCGCGTGCTGCGGCCCGGGGGCACCATCACTGTGATCGAGGGGGACCACGGATCGGTGGTCTTTCACCCTGACAGTGCGTATGCCCAGGCGGCGATCGAATGCCAGATCCGCCTCCAGGCGGCAGTCGGAGGCAATGCGCTGCTCGGCCGGCAACTACAGCCGTTGCTGGCCAGCGTCGGATACGCGTGCGTTGAAGTCCGTCCACACACGGTCTATGCCGATCAGACTCGGCCCGAGTGGGTCAACGGCTTCATCCGCAACACCTTCATCGCGATGGTTGAATCCGTTCGGGACAACGCGCTGGCGTCCGCCCTGATCACTCCGGCTGATTGGGACCAGGGAATCGCAGACCTGCACCGGACCGCCCACGACGGTACCTTCCACTACACGTTCTTCAAAGCCGTCGCCGTGAACCGGCCCGCAGGTTCCGCAGGGCCCCCTCGGGTCTCATGA